Proteins co-encoded in one Actinobacillus succinogenes 130Z genomic window:
- the guaA gene encoding glutamine-hydrolyzing GMP synthase: protein MDNIHNHKILILDFGSQYTQLIARRVREIGVYCELWAWDVTEQQIREFNPTGIILSGGPESTTENDSPRAPEYVFDAGVPVLGVCYGMQTMAMQLGGLTEGSAHREFGYAQVDLQATDSLFAQLNDDLDSAQPKLDVWMSHGDKVTRLPEGFQVTGTTPTCPIAAMSDEKRHFYGVQFHPEVTHTKSGLALLTNFVVNICGCATNWTPENIIEDAVARIKAQVGDDEVILGLSGGVDSSVTALLLHRAIGKNLHCVFVDNGLLRLNEGDQVMEMFGDKFGLNIIRVNAEERFLDALKGIHDPEAKRKMIGKVFVDVFDEESHKQTSVKWLAQGTIYPDVIESAASKTGKAHVIKSHHNVGGLPDYMKLGLVEPLRELFKDEVRKIGLALGLPAEMLNRHPFPGPGLGVRVLGEIKKEYCDLLRKADAIFIEELYNSGWYYKVSQAFTVFLPVKSVGVMGDGRKYDWVVSLRAVETIDFMTAHWAQLPYDLLGKISNRIINEVDGISRVVYDVSGKPPATIEWE, encoded by the coding sequence ATGGACAACATTCACAACCATAAAATCTTAATCCTCGACTTCGGTTCACAATATACCCAACTGATCGCACGCCGTGTGCGCGAAATCGGGGTTTACTGCGAACTTTGGGCGTGGGACGTAACGGAGCAACAAATCCGTGAATTTAACCCGACCGGGATTATCCTTTCCGGCGGCCCGGAAAGTACCACGGAAAATGACAGTCCGCGAGCGCCGGAATATGTATTCGACGCCGGCGTGCCGGTGCTAGGTGTGTGTTACGGCATGCAGACTATGGCGATGCAGCTTGGCGGGTTAACCGAAGGTTCGGCTCATCGAGAATTCGGTTATGCACAAGTGGATTTACAGGCAACGGACAGTTTATTCGCACAATTAAATGATGATTTAGATTCAGCTCAACCGAAATTAGACGTTTGGATGAGCCATGGTGATAAAGTAACCCGTTTACCGGAAGGTTTTCAGGTGACCGGAACCACACCGACTTGTCCGATCGCCGCGATGTCCGACGAAAAGCGTCATTTCTACGGTGTACAGTTCCATCCGGAAGTCACCCATACCAAAAGCGGTTTAGCGTTGTTAACTAATTTCGTTGTTAACATTTGTGGTTGTGCCACCAACTGGACGCCTGAAAATATTATCGAGGACGCTGTTGCCCGTATTAAAGCGCAAGTGGGCGACGATGAAGTGATTTTAGGGTTATCGGGCGGCGTGGATTCCTCCGTTACCGCATTGTTATTACATCGTGCCATCGGCAAAAATCTGCACTGCGTATTCGTGGATAACGGTTTATTACGTCTTAACGAAGGCGACCAAGTGATGGAAATGTTCGGTGATAAATTCGGTTTGAACATTATTCGCGTAAATGCGGAAGAACGCTTCTTAGACGCTCTGAAAGGTATTCACGATCCGGAAGCTAAACGTAAAATGATCGGCAAAGTATTTGTGGACGTATTCGACGAAGAATCTCACAAACAAACCAGCGTTAAATGGTTGGCGCAAGGTACGATTTACCCGGATGTAATCGAATCCGCCGCCAGTAAAACCGGCAAAGCTCACGTAATCAAATCGCACCACAATGTCGGCGGTTTGCCGGATTATATGAAACTCGGCTTGGTCGAGCCGTTGCGTGAATTGTTCAAAGACGAAGTACGCAAAATCGGCTTGGCACTCGGCTTACCTGCCGAAATGCTCAACCGCCACCCGTTCCCGGGTCCCGGTTTAGGTGTACGTGTATTGGGTGAAATCAAAAAAGAATATTGCGATTTACTGCGTAAAGCCGACGCCATTTTCATCGAAGAATTGTACAACTCGGGCTGGTACTACAAAGTGAGCCAAGCATTCACCGTATTCCTACCGGTGAAATCGGTCGGTGTGATGGGCGACGGGCGTAAATACGACTGGGTGGTCAGTTTACGTGCAGTAGAAACCATCGATTTTATGACCGCACATTGGGCGCAGCTGCCGTATGATTTATTAGGTAAAATCTCCAACCGCATTATCAACGAAGTAGACGGCATTTCCCGCGTGGTGTATGACGTCAGCGGAAAACCGCCAGCAACGATTGAGTGGGAGTAG
- a CDS encoding GFA family protein has product MKGQCLCGAVSVTVPKNKNVHACHCGMCIKWSGSPLFSLSCQQKPDISGADFIQCYQSSEWAERAFCKQCGTHLYYHLLGTDNYELSVGLFTAENEFNLEQEIYIDKKPGFYYLGNDVPKLTEKEFLAKLGL; this is encoded by the coding sequence ATGAAAGGTCAATGTTTATGTGGAGCGGTCTCTGTAACCGTACCGAAAAATAAAAATGTTCATGCCTGCCATTGCGGAATGTGTATTAAATGGAGCGGCAGCCCGTTATTTTCGTTGAGCTGTCAACAGAAACCGGATATTTCAGGGGCTGACTTTATTCAATGTTATCAGTCTTCCGAGTGGGCCGAACGTGCTTTTTGTAAACAATGCGGCACACATTTGTACTATCATTTGCTCGGCACGGATAATTATGAATTATCCGTCGGTTTATTTACAGCGGAAAATGAATTTAATTTAGAACAAGAAATTTATATTGATAAAAAACCAGGTTTTTATTATTTGGGCAATGATGTGCCTAAATTAACGGAAAAAGAGTTTTTAGCTAAATTAGGCTTATAG
- the torA gene encoding trimethylamine-N-oxide reductase TorA, with protein MQQSRRQFLKNMSIIAGSFAMPSFLIPREANAQLPTPEWKVTGCQWGAVRAKVENGRVSEIKPFEFDKHPTEMINGIKDILYGETRVRYPMVWVDWLKNRQNSDRSRRGDNRFVRVSWKEALDLFYEELERMQKDYGPWALHTGNVGWRSSGQFHSCGNHMIRAIAMHGASVGTVSDYSTGAGQTILPYVLGDTEVYSQGTSWEIILKETENLIFWASDPVKNLQVGWNCETHEAYAYLEQLKQKVAEKKINVISVDPVKSKTQNFLDCEQLYVNPQADMPFMLAIAHTLYKENLYDKAFLDVYTLGFEKFVPYLLGETEDKIEKTPEWAVPICGISAEKIREFARMLAGKRTQLIFGWAIQRQQHGEQPYWMGAVLAAMLGQIGLPGGGISYAHHYSSIGVPTSGAATPGSFPSNLGEEQTPKYTNKDYKGYSDVIPVARVTDSLLQPGESIDYNGKKIVYAPYKMAIFTGCNQWGRQSDLNKMKKAFQQLETVVTLNYSWTATCRFADIVLPACTPFERNDIDTYGSYSNRGVLAMHKLVEPMYESRSDFEIFKDLCSRYGEGKAEEYCQNLDEMGWLNRLYTECRRANRGRFKMPRQFDEFWKTGYVLFPEGKPWVRHADFREDPELHALGTPSGFIEIYSTKIANYGYDNCKGHPMWFEKDERSHGGPKSDKFPFWMQSVHPDKRLHSQLCEAKNLRETYSVQGREPFYMNPQDAEKLGIKDGDLVRVFNERGQVLVGAVLSDDFPSGVVRLQEGAWYSPVDESIGALDTYGCPNTLTLDIGASKLSQATCVSTCLVNVEKWQGDVPVPNGFTGPVEVTHQ; from the coding sequence ATGCAACAGTCTCGCCGTCAATTTTTAAAAAATATGTCTATTATAGCAGGCAGCTTCGCGATGCCGAGTTTTTTAATTCCTCGTGAAGCGAATGCTCAACTGCCTACACCAGAATGGAAGGTAACAGGTTGTCAATGGGGAGCTGTGCGAGCCAAGGTGGAAAATGGACGTGTCAGCGAAATCAAACCTTTTGAATTTGATAAACACCCAACCGAGATGATTAACGGTATTAAAGATATTCTCTATGGCGAAACCCGTGTGCGTTATCCGATGGTGTGGGTGGATTGGCTGAAGAACCGTCAAAATAGCGACCGCTCACGCCGTGGCGATAACCGTTTTGTGCGAGTCAGCTGGAAAGAGGCGTTAGATCTATTCTATGAAGAGCTTGAGCGTATGCAGAAAGATTACGGCCCGTGGGCATTGCATACGGGTAACGTTGGCTGGCGTTCGTCAGGGCAGTTCCACAGTTGCGGTAATCATATGATTCGGGCGATTGCAATGCACGGGGCAAGTGTCGGTACAGTCAGTGACTATTCTACCGGAGCGGGCCAAACTATTCTGCCGTATGTATTGGGCGATACCGAAGTCTATTCGCAAGGGACTTCGTGGGAGATTATCTTAAAAGAAACGGAAAATTTAATCTTCTGGGCAAGTGATCCGGTAAAAAATCTGCAAGTCGGTTGGAACTGTGAAACGCATGAGGCTTACGCTTATTTAGAGCAGCTAAAACAGAAGGTGGCAGAGAAAAAAATCAATGTTATTTCCGTTGATCCAGTCAAAAGCAAAACCCAGAATTTCTTAGACTGTGAACAGCTTTATGTCAATCCGCAAGCGGATATGCCGTTTATGTTGGCGATTGCCCACACTCTATATAAAGAGAATTTATACGATAAAGCATTTCTTGATGTTTATACCCTTGGTTTTGAAAAATTTGTACCGTATTTGTTAGGGGAAACCGAAGATAAAATCGAAAAAACACCGGAATGGGCGGTACCAATTTGCGGTATTTCGGCGGAAAAAATTCGTGAATTTGCAAGAATGTTGGCTGGCAAACGTACTCAGTTAATTTTCGGCTGGGCAATTCAACGCCAACAACACGGCGAACAGCCTTACTGGATGGGAGCGGTTCTGGCGGCAATGCTCGGGCAGATTGGTTTACCGGGCGGCGGCATTAGCTATGCACATCATTATAGTTCTATCGGCGTGCCAACCTCTGGAGCGGCAACGCCGGGATCATTCCCGTCTAATTTAGGTGAAGAACAAACCCCGAAATATACCAATAAAGATTACAAAGGTTATAGCGATGTGATTCCTGTTGCTCGTGTTACCGATTCACTTTTACAACCCGGGGAAAGCATTGATTACAACGGTAAGAAAATTGTTTATGCCCCTTATAAAATGGCAATTTTCACAGGCTGTAACCAATGGGGCAGACAGTCCGATCTGAATAAAATGAAAAAGGCATTTCAGCAGTTAGAAACCGTAGTAACGCTAAATTATAGCTGGACGGCAACCTGTCGCTTTGCCGATATTGTGTTGCCTGCCTGCACCCCATTTGAACGCAATGATATTGATACCTACGGTTCTTATAGCAATCGTGGTGTATTAGCAATGCACAAGCTGGTTGAGCCGATGTATGAATCTCGCTCCGATTTTGAGATTTTCAAAGATTTATGCAGCCGTTATGGCGAAGGAAAAGCGGAAGAATATTGCCAAAACTTAGATGAAATGGGCTGGCTGAACCGTTTATATACCGAATGCCGTCGTGCTAACCGTGGCAGATTTAAAATGCCGAGACAATTTGATGAGTTTTGGAAAACCGGCTACGTGTTATTCCCTGAAGGCAAACCTTGGGTTCGCCACGCCGATTTCCGTGAAGATCCGGAATTACACGCTTTAGGCACACCGTCCGGCTTTATCGAAATTTACAGTACCAAAATTGCGAACTATGGCTATGATAACTGTAAAGGTCATCCAATGTGGTTTGAAAAAGACGAGCGTTCACACGGCGGTCCAAAATCAGACAAATTCCCGTTCTGGATGCAGTCTGTTCACCCTGACAAACGCTTGCATTCACAACTTTGTGAAGCTAAAAATTTACGTGAAACATATAGTGTACAAGGCAGAGAGCCGTTTTATATGAACCCGCAAGATGCGGAAAAACTGGGTATAAAAGACGGCGATTTAGTGCGGGTATTTAATGAGCGAGGACAAGTGCTGGTTGGGGCGGTATTATCCGATGATTTCCCAAGCGGTGTGGTTCGCTTACAAGAAGGAGCGTGGTATTCGCCTGTCGATGAAAGCATTGGGGCATTAGATACCTACGGTTGCCCGAATACGCTTACCCTTGATATCGGGGCTTCAAAACTTTCACAAGCCACTTGTGTCAGCACCTGTTTAGTCAATGTGGAAAAATGGCAAGGCGATGTACCTGTACCGAACGGTTTTACCGGCCCTGTTGAGGTGACCCACCAATGA
- a CDS encoding ABC transporter substrate-binding protein, which yields MKSTFFSHLYRGLFACSLLLGAFSAQAEIKTIQDVLGRDVKVDVPVKRAVLAFYYPDYIATTGVENFDNVVGISREFWEKFNAGSWALFSEKMPKLKDIADVGNINTGTFSTEKTLALNPDVLILADWQYQTLASEIPRIEQAGIPVVVVDFNAQTVERHTQSAKIFGVLAGKEERAEKVAAEYAQGIKLIQDRIAQAKVAKPKIYIEFGNKGPSEHSFTFGNNMWGAIANTVGGDNIAAPFVENWGPINPEQLLATKPDVIMISGTEAGTKENQEIMAMGIDIEEQDAQRRLKGFVNRTGWQTLPAVKTGRVFGLYHTASRSLADLASAQFMAKALYPELFADIDPEKTYLDFHRNYLPVEPKGTFFINLK from the coding sequence ATGAAATCAACTTTCTTTTCTCATTTATATCGCGGTTTATTTGCTTGTTCGCTTTTACTCGGAGCATTTTCCGCTCAAGCTGAAATCAAAACCATTCAAGATGTGTTAGGGCGTGATGTTAAAGTCGATGTGCCGGTTAAACGTGCCGTGTTGGCATTTTATTATCCGGACTATATCGCCACCACTGGCGTAGAAAATTTCGATAATGTAGTTGGTATTTCTCGTGAGTTTTGGGAAAAATTTAACGCCGGCAGTTGGGCATTATTTAGTGAAAAAATGCCTAAATTAAAAGATATCGCCGATGTAGGCAATATCAATACCGGTACATTCTCAACTGAAAAAACACTCGCCTTAAATCCGGATGTACTGATTCTTGCAGATTGGCAATATCAAACCTTAGCCAGTGAAATTCCTCGTATAGAACAAGCCGGCATTCCTGTTGTTGTGGTTGATTTTAATGCACAAACTGTAGAACGTCATACCCAAAGTGCGAAAATTTTCGGTGTTTTAGCTGGTAAAGAAGAACGTGCCGAAAAAGTCGCTGCAGAATATGCACAAGGTATTAAGCTGATTCAAGATCGTATTGCCCAAGCCAAAGTTGCTAAACCTAAAATTTATATCGAGTTTGGTAATAAAGGCCCAAGCGAGCATAGTTTTACTTTCGGTAACAATATGTGGGGAGCGATTGCTAACACGGTTGGAGGCGATAATATCGCCGCACCTTTTGTAGAAAACTGGGGGCCGATTAATCCTGAGCAGCTGCTTGCTACAAAGCCGGATGTTATTATGATTTCAGGTACAGAGGCTGGTACAAAAGAGAACCAAGAGATTATGGCGATGGGGATTGATATTGAAGAACAAGATGCCCAGCGCCGTCTAAAAGGCTTTGTTAATCGTACCGGCTGGCAAACGTTGCCTGCAGTAAAAACAGGGCGAGTATTTGGTTTATACCACACCGCATCTCGCTCTCTTGCTGATTTAGCAAGTGCTCAATTTATGGCTAAAGCACTTTATCCTGAACTTTTCGCGGATATTGATCCTGAGAAAACCTATTTAGATTTCCACCGCAATTATTTGCCTGTTGAGCCAAAAGGTACGTTTTTTATTAATTTGAAATAG
- the guaB gene encoding IMP dehydrogenase, translated as MSLRIKTEALTFDDVLLVPAHSTVLPNTADLSTQLTKEIRLNIPMLSAAMDTVTEAKLAIALAQEGGIGFIHKNMSIERQADRVRRVKKFESGIVSEPVTVSPELSLGELAQLVKKNGFAGYPVIDQNDNLVGIITARDTRFVKDLNKTVAEVMTSKDKLVTVKEGAKREDIIALMHSHRVEKVLVVDDNFKLKGMITVKDFQKAEQKPNACKDEFGRLRVGAAVGAGAGNEERIEALVKAGVDVLLIDSSHGHSEGVLQRVRETRAKYPDLPIIAGNIATAEGAKALAEAGASAVKVGIGPGSICTTRIVTGVGVPQITAISEAADALEGTGIPVIADGGIRFSGDIAKAIAAGATCVMVGSMFAGTEEAPGEIELYQGRSYKSYRGMGSLGAMAKGSADRYFQTDNAADKLVPEGIEGRIAYKGFLKEIILQQMGGLRSCMGLTGCATIDELRTKAEFVRISGAGIKESHVHDVTITKEAPNYRMG; from the coding sequence ATGTCATTACGTATTAAAACGGAAGCTTTAACCTTTGACGACGTGCTTCTTGTCCCTGCACATTCTACCGTACTGCCTAACACCGCAGATCTTTCCACTCAATTAACCAAAGAAATCCGCTTGAATATTCCGATGCTTTCCGCCGCGATGGATACCGTGACGGAAGCGAAATTGGCGATTGCGCTGGCGCAGGAGGGCGGTATCGGGTTTATCCATAAAAATATGTCTATCGAACGTCAGGCGGATCGCGTACGTCGGGTGAAAAAATTTGAAAGCGGTATCGTGTCCGAACCGGTCACGGTTTCTCCTGAATTATCTCTTGGCGAACTGGCACAATTAGTGAAGAAAAACGGTTTTGCCGGTTATCCCGTTATTGATCAAAATGATAATTTGGTGGGCATTATCACCGCACGCGATACCCGCTTTGTCAAAGATTTAAACAAAACCGTAGCGGAAGTGATGACGTCGAAAGACAAACTGGTTACGGTGAAAGAAGGGGCGAAACGCGAAGATATTATCGCTTTAATGCACAGCCACCGCGTAGAAAAAGTGCTGGTGGTGGACGATAACTTCAAATTAAAAGGTATGATCACTGTTAAAGATTTTCAGAAAGCGGAACAAAAACCTAACGCCTGTAAAGACGAATTCGGCCGTTTGCGTGTGGGTGCGGCGGTAGGTGCCGGTGCGGGTAACGAAGAGCGTATCGAAGCGTTAGTCAAAGCGGGCGTGGATGTGCTGTTAATCGATTCTTCACATGGTCATTCCGAAGGCGTATTGCAACGGGTGCGCGAAACCCGTGCGAAATATCCGGATTTACCGATTATTGCCGGTAATATCGCTACTGCAGAAGGCGCAAAAGCTCTTGCAGAAGCCGGTGCCAGTGCGGTAAAAGTGGGGATTGGACCGGGTTCTATCTGTACCACCCGTATCGTAACCGGTGTCGGCGTGCCGCAAATCACCGCAATTTCTGAGGCGGCGGACGCCTTGGAAGGCACCGGTATTCCGGTTATCGCCGACGGCGGTATCCGTTTTTCCGGCGATATCGCTAAAGCGATCGCCGCCGGTGCGACCTGTGTGATGGTGGGATCTATGTTTGCCGGTACGGAAGAGGCGCCGGGCGAAATCGAATTATATCAAGGCCGTTCTTACAAATCATACCGCGGTATGGGGTCATTAGGCGCCATGGCGAAAGGTTCCGCCGATCGTTATTTCCAAACCGACAATGCCGCCGATAAACTGGTACCGGAAGGTATTGAAGGCCGCATTGCCTACAAAGGTTTCCTCAAAGAAATCATTCTGCAACAAATGGGCGGTTTGCGTTCGTGCATGGGCTTAACCGGCTGCGCAACCATCGATGAGTTACGTACCAAAGCGGAATTCGTCCGTATCAGCGGAGCGGGGATTAAAGAAAGTCACGTACACGATGTGACCATTACCAAAGAAGCGCCGAATTATCGTATGGGTTAA
- the birA gene encoding bifunctional biotin--[acetyl-CoA-carboxylase] ligase/biotin operon repressor BirA — protein MTSLLDILADCQPHSFENLTALFACSDNELLDRIRTLQEQGFLIDTGFGEIRLIPQTPLLSAAQIQQVFPHQKIMYAPVIDSTNRLLLTNMSRLNKGDICMTEYQSAGRGRRGRRWQSPFAAQAIFSMVWQVDTTVPTDGLSLTVGMAIHRAIRKLGSDQTKLKWPNDLLLHGRKLAGILIETAGTENGRLNLVIGVGINVAVPRDNNQIDQPWANLHEILPKIDRTLLLITVFEELIRALTAFERQGITPEFRQQWRQNDAFFQDEVNIITERQVISGIEQGIDERGYLRLQVGNELMTFNAGEVSLRKNVG, from the coding sequence ATGACTTCATTGTTAGACATTCTGGCGGACTGCCAGCCTCATTCTTTTGAAAATCTGACCGCACTTTTTGCCTGTTCCGACAACGAATTACTCGACCGTATCCGCACATTGCAGGAGCAAGGCTTTCTAATCGACACCGGTTTCGGCGAAATACGGTTAATTCCGCAAACTCCGTTATTAAGTGCGGCCCAAATTCAGCAAGTTTTTCCACACCAAAAAATCATGTATGCGCCGGTGATTGATTCCACCAACCGCTTACTGCTTACCAACATGAGCCGTCTGAACAAAGGCGATATCTGCATGACGGAATACCAAAGCGCGGGACGCGGACGGCGCGGACGACGCTGGCAATCACCCTTTGCCGCCCAGGCGATTTTCAGCATGGTCTGGCAGGTGGACACAACCGTCCCCACGGACGGGCTAAGCTTAACGGTGGGTATGGCGATTCATCGGGCAATCCGTAAATTGGGTTCTGATCAAACAAAATTAAAATGGCCGAACGATCTGTTATTACACGGACGCAAACTGGCGGGAATTTTGATTGAAACGGCGGGAACGGAAAACGGCAGGTTGAATCTGGTCATCGGTGTCGGCATTAATGTCGCCGTCCCGCGTGATAACAATCAAATCGATCAGCCTTGGGCAAATCTGCACGAAATATTGCCTAAAATCGACCGCACTTTGCTGCTGATTACCGTATTTGAGGAATTAATTCGGGCGTTAACCGCATTTGAACGGCAAGGCATTACACCCGAATTCCGCCAGCAATGGCGGCAAAATGACGCATTCTTTCAGGACGAAGTGAACATTATCACGGAAAGACAGGTTATTTCCGGCATTGAGCAAGGAATTGACGAACGCGGATATTTACGTTTACAGGTCGGAAACGAGCTGATGACCTTTAACGCCGGCGAAGTTTCCTTGCGAAAAAACGTCGGTTAA
- a CDS encoding DMT family transporter: MNNRFVIAIVYMVLSGLAFPIIRYVSLHFHVLNNNAVRLLSAGIVFIFIALWKFRQQVEYVLRNPKVMFNLLIIAVIMFFNIYLSTEGLKYTTALTGSIFGIIMMPVAMIMAAFFYRDEREHLKSSRFYLGALIALISSFAFVLGNDNQGESIDLVKGTLLLTGWIVVQPIQNLIVKKVAKNIHSIVISASTATLSGLIYLATASRTGVIYQLSEVGSSMLIILIVAGIYCLMTGMFLAFYIVQKQGLVFFNILQLLVPVSTAIIGFIMLGETVSFYQVIAMISVMLGCFIALRK; encoded by the coding sequence ATGAATAACCGTTTTGTTATTGCCATCGTTTATATGGTGCTTAGCGGATTGGCATTTCCGATTATTCGTTATGTCAGTTTGCATTTTCATGTATTAAATAATAATGCGGTAAGGCTTTTATCCGCAGGTATTGTTTTTATTTTTATTGCCCTTTGGAAATTCCGACAACAGGTCGAGTACGTATTAAGAAATCCTAAGGTGATGTTTAATTTGTTGATCATTGCCGTGATTATGTTTTTTAACATTTATCTTTCCACCGAAGGACTGAAATATACGACAGCGCTGACGGGCAGTATCTTCGGTATTATTATGATGCCGGTAGCAATGATTATGGCTGCGTTTTTTTATCGAGACGAGCGCGAACATTTAAAATCATCACGTTTTTATCTGGGCGCTTTAATCGCGCTTATCAGTTCTTTCGCTTTTGTGTTGGGTAACGATAATCAGGGCGAAAGTATCGATTTGGTGAAAGGTACGTTGTTGCTGACCGGCTGGATCGTTGTTCAACCGATTCAGAATCTTATTGTGAAAAAAGTAGCGAAAAATATTCATTCTATTGTCATCAGCGCTTCAACGGCAACCCTGTCCGGCTTAATTTATCTGGCTACAGCCAGCCGGACCGGTGTGATATATCAGTTATCCGAAGTCGGTTCGTCTATGTTAATTATTCTGATAGTGGCGGGTATTTATTGTTTGATGACGGGGATGTTTTTAGCCTTTTACATCGTGCAAAAACAAGGATTGGTTTTCTTCAATATTTTGCAATTACTGGTGCCTGTTTCCACCGCGATTATCGGTTTTATTATGCTGGGCGAAACCGTCAGTTTTTATCAGGTGATTGCCATGATATCGGTTATGCTCGGATGCTTTATTGCGTTGAGAAAATAA
- the argA gene encoding amino-acid N-acetyltransferase, with protein sequence MRSTELVQWFRQSTPYVNMHRGKTFVIMLDGDTIASENFINIISDIRLLHSLGIKLIIVFGARFQINDLLMKNHIRPVYHKNIRVTDLRTLELVKQAAGQLNYDIMSRLSMRLPHSPLLNVVSSNFILAQPIGVDDGVDYMLSGKLRRIEVENIKQQLENDAIVLIGPVAPSVTGESFNLPFEEVATQVAIKLKAEKLIGFSNTQGILDKDGVSIPDLLPQQAANYLQQFIERDQYHSSQARFLQAAIDVCRAGVHRSHLLSYEEDGSLLQELFTRDGVGTQLSMESSEDIRIATARDIPSLLELIHPLEQQGILVKRSREQLEMDIEKYTIIDRDGVIIACAALNVYEDEKMAEMACVAVHPDYRSSSRGDVLLAEIRKRAKNLDIEKLFVLTTRTVHWFQERGFHMANVEDLPKDKRDHYNYQRRSKILIQNLTEPSE encoded by the coding sequence ATGCGAAGTACAGAATTAGTCCAATGGTTCCGTCAATCCACCCCTTATGTGAATATGCACCGTGGCAAGACATTCGTCATCATGTTGGATGGGGACACCATTGCAAGTGAAAATTTCATTAATATTATCAGTGATATACGTTTGCTGCACAGTTTGGGAATTAAGCTGATTATCGTGTTCGGAGCCAGATTTCAGATTAACGATTTATTGATGAAAAACCATATCCGGCCTGTTTACCATAAAAATATCCGCGTAACGGATCTCCGCACATTGGAACTGGTGAAGCAAGCCGCCGGCCAACTCAATTACGACATTATGTCCCGCCTTTCCATGCGCTTACCCCATTCGCCGTTGCTGAATGTGGTGAGCAGTAACTTTATTCTGGCGCAGCCTATCGGCGTAGACGACGGTGTAGATTATATGCTAAGCGGCAAACTTCGCCGAATTGAAGTAGAAAATATCAAACAACAGCTGGAAAATGACGCCATCGTGTTGATCGGTCCGGTCGCCCCTTCCGTTACCGGCGAAAGTTTCAATTTACCTTTCGAAGAAGTAGCGACGCAGGTGGCGATTAAGCTGAAAGCGGAAAAACTCATCGGTTTCAGTAATACCCAGGGGATTTTGGATAAAGACGGCGTATCCATTCCCGATTTATTGCCGCAGCAAGCGGCGAATTATCTGCAACAATTTATTGAACGGGATCAATATCACAGCTCGCAGGCGCGTTTTTTGCAGGCGGCGATTGATGTTTGTCGTGCCGGCGTGCACCGTTCCCATTTGCTCAGTTATGAAGAGGACGGTTCGTTATTGCAGGAATTATTCACCCGTGACGGGGTCGGAACCCAGCTTTCTATGGAAAGTTCGGAAGATATTCGGATTGCTACGGCACGCGATATTCCAAGCCTGCTTGAACTGATTCATCCGTTGGAACAACAGGGGATTTTGGTGAAGCGTTCGCGCGAACAGTTGGAAATGGACATTGAAAAATATACTATTATCGATCGCGACGGCGTGATTATCGCCTGCGCCGCACTGAATGTGTACGAAGATGAAAAAATGGCGGAAATGGCATGCGTTGCCGTGCACCCCGATTATCGCAGTTCTTCCCGCGGGGATGTTCTGCTGGCGGAAATTCGGAAACGTGCGAAAAATCTGGATATCGAGAAATTGTTCGTACTCACCACCCGTACGGTGCATTGGTTTCAGGAACGCGGCTTTCACATGGCAAACGTGGAAGATTTGCCGAAAGATAAGCGCGACCATTACAATTATCAGCGTCGTTCGAAAATACTGATTCAGAATTTAACGGAACCCAGCGAATAG
- the torD gene encoding molecular chaperone TorD produces the protein MIALEKDEKLLILNWLRNLLARELSDEQLQTLQAVEFSQFFAFLAEIGFEKQSSALQQEIQKIALFQHPRLELAADFTQCFLLEGKVSALPYASAYLDGQSLKQNLAKMDRYLEHFQLQINRQTNEPSDHLVVYLEVLIKLLEQNKTTEAKEFIQQQLLTWFPQFAAKTEKTNIRTNFYPILVKLLFAVLQNF, from the coding sequence ATGATTGCGTTAGAAAAAGATGAAAAACTGCTTATTCTAAACTGGTTACGTAATCTGCTCGCTCGGGAACTCTCAGACGAGCAATTACAAACCTTACAAGCGGTCGAATTTTCTCAGTTTTTTGCATTTTTAGCTGAAATCGGCTTTGAGAAGCAAAGTTCGGCCCTGCAACAAGAGATTCAAAAAATCGCTTTATTCCAACACCCTCGTTTAGAGTTAGCCGCCGATTTTACCCAATGTTTCTTACTTGAAGGTAAAGTCAGTGCTTTGCCTTATGCTTCAGCCTATTTAGATGGGCAGAGCCTAAAACAAAATCTGGCAAAAATGGATCGATACCTTGAACATTTCCAGCTACAAATCAACCGCCAAACCAATGAGCCAAGCGATCATCTGGTTGTTTATTTAGAAGTATTGATTAAGTTGCTCGAACAAAATAAAACAACGGAAGCAAAAGAGTTTATTCAGCAACAGTTACTCACTTGGTTCCCTCAATTTGCCGCAAAAACAGAAAAGACGAATATCCGCACAAACTTCTATCCTATTTTGGTTAAACTGTTATTTGCGGTTTTGCAAAATTTTTAA